The following proteins come from a genomic window of Lycium ferocissimum isolate CSIRO_LF1 chromosome 4, AGI_CSIRO_Lferr_CH_V1, whole genome shotgun sequence:
- the LOC132051690 gene encoding protein SGT1 homolog, translating into MASDLITKAKEAFIDDNFELAVDLNSQAIAITPNNPELFVDRAQANIKLHNFTEAVADANKAIELDPSIAKAYLRKGLACMKLEEYQIAKEALETGASLAPGESRFTSLIKECDERIAVEAGELPELATVETSASVVTPAVSKSLDNIAAVPKDTQMAFNLSYEGTPAVKPKYRHEFYQKSEEVVVTIFAKGLPAKNVSVDFGEQILSVSIDIPGEDAYTFQPRLFSKIIPEKCRYEVMSTKIEIRLAKAEPIHWTSLEYTREVAVVQRPNVSSDRHKPSYPSSKLRSIDWDKLEALVKKEEKEEKLDGDAALNKFFREIYKDADEDARRAMMKSFVESNGTVLSTNWNEVGTKKVEGSPPDGMELKQWEY; encoded by the exons ATGGCATCCGATCTGATAACTAAGGCCAAAGAAGCATTCATTGACGACAACTTTGAACTTGCCGTTGACCTTAATTCTCAAGCCATTGCTATAACTCCTAATAACCCTGAGCTTTTCGTTGATCGTGCTCAGGCTAATATCAAACTTCATAACTTCACTG AAGCCGTTGCTGATGCAAACAAGGCTATTGAGTTAGATCCATCAATTGCAAAAGCATATCTGCGCAAGGG TTTGGCCTGTATGAAGCTTGAAGAGTACCAAATTGCAAAGGAAGCATTGGAAACTGGTGCTTCTTTAGCACCAGGAGAATCAAGGTTCACTAGCTTAATTAAAGAATGTGATGAACGCATTGCAG TGGAAGCTGGAGAACTGCCTGAGCTTGCAACAGTTGAAACCTCAGCAAGTGTTGTCACTCCCGCTGTATCAAAGTCATTGGATAATATTGCTGCTGTTCCAAAAGATACTCAAATGGCTTTCAACTTATCCTATGAAGGAACACCTGCTGTCAAACCAAAGTACAG GCATGAATTCTATCAGAAATCAGAGGAGGTGGTGGTAACCATATTTGCCAAGGGCTTACCTGCCAAGAATGTTTCAGTTGACTTTGGCGAACAAATA CTTAGTGTTAGCATTGATATACCAGGCGAAGATGCTTACACTTTCCAGCCTAGGTTGTTCAGTAAG ATAATACCTGAAAAATGCAGATATGAAGTTATGTCTACAAAAATTGAGATTCGCCTTGCTAAAGCTGAACCTATACACTGGACATCTCTTGAGTATACCAGGGAAGTTGCTGTAGTACAGAGGCCAAATGTGTCATCAG ACCGCCATAAGCCTAGCTACCCTTCCTCTAAATTGAGATCCATCGATTGGGATAAACTAGAGGCTCTAGTGAAAAAGGAG gaaaaagaagagaaattggATGGAGATGCAGCATTGAACAAGTTTTTCCGAGAAATTTACAAAGATGCTGATGAGGATGCAAGAAGAGCCATGATGAAATCATTT GTGGAATCTAATGGGACTGTTCTGTCAACAAACTGGAATGAGGTTGGTACGAAGAAGGTGGAAGGAAGCCCTCCAGATGGCATGGAGCTGAAGCAATGGGAATACTAG